A genome region from Pseudomonas sp. S06B 330 includes the following:
- the thiL gene encoding thiamine-phosphate kinase, producing the protein MGEFELIRHYFAAAPCAQGGDAVALGIGDDCALLSLPPGEQLAISTDTLVAGVHFPAVCDPFLLGQRSLAVAASDLAAMGATPIGFTLALTLPEVRADWLQAYAQGLNQMAQACRLSLIGGDTTRGPLSLTMTVFGRVPAGQALTRSGARAGDLLCVGGNLGNAAGALPLVLAERQAEASVAETLLAHYWSPQPQFALGQALRGKATSALDISDGLLADCGHIAKASQVSLRVELDRLPLSAALQAFLGHEGAQQAALAGGDDYVLAFTLPEAELAPLLAAGWSIQVVGRAGTGAGVSLVDGQGQDITPTTRGYQHFREKP; encoded by the coding sequence ATGGGTGAGTTCGAGCTGATTCGCCATTACTTCGCCGCTGCGCCCTGTGCGCAAGGCGGCGATGCGGTGGCGTTGGGCATCGGCGACGATTGTGCGTTGCTCAGTTTGCCGCCTGGCGAACAGTTGGCGATCTCCACCGACACGCTGGTGGCCGGGGTACATTTCCCGGCCGTCTGCGATCCTTTTCTGCTCGGTCAGCGTTCGCTGGCCGTCGCTGCCAGTGACCTGGCTGCCATGGGTGCCACACCCATCGGCTTTACCCTTGCCCTGACCCTGCCAGAGGTGCGTGCCGACTGGCTGCAAGCCTATGCCCAAGGCCTGAACCAGATGGCTCAAGCCTGCCGGCTCAGCCTGATCGGTGGTGATACCACCCGTGGCCCGTTGAGCCTGACCATGACCGTGTTTGGCCGTGTGCCAGCAGGCCAGGCCTTGACCCGCAGTGGTGCCCGCGCCGGTGATCTGCTGTGTGTCGGCGGTAACCTCGGCAATGCTGCCGGGGCTTTGCCATTGGTGCTCGCCGAGCGCCAAGCCGAAGCATCTGTGGCCGAAACACTGCTTGCCCATTACTGGTCGCCGCAGCCGCAATTCGCCTTGGGCCAGGCCCTGCGTGGCAAAGCCACTTCAGCGCTGGATATCTCCGATGGCCTGTTGGCCGACTGTGGGCATATCGCCAAGGCTTCGCAGGTGTCCCTGCGGGTCGAGCTCGATCGCCTGCCACTGTCTGCTGCGCTGCAAGCGTTCCTCGGCCATGAGGGCGCCCAGCAAGCCGCATTGGCCGGTGGCGACGACTATGTCCTGGCCTTCACCTTGCCTGAAGCTGAGCTGGCGCCGCTGTTGGCGGCTGGCTGGTCGATCCAAGTAGTGGGACGAGCCGGTACAGGCGCTGGCGTCAGCCTGGTGGATGGCCAGGGTCAAGACATCACCCCGACAACTCGGGGCTATCAACATTTTAGGGAGAAACCGTGA
- a CDS encoding phosphatidylglycerophosphatase A family protein — MTDHPNQVPAENVPPSVWRNPWHFLAFGFGSGTLPKAPGTWGSLVALPFIPLWQMLPDWGYWLMLGLTMLFGFWLCGKVADDLRVHDHEGIVWDEMVGMWITLWLVPEGWQWLLAGFLMFRFFDILKPWPIRWIDRHVHGGVGIMLDDVLAGVFAWLGMQVLVWSVT, encoded by the coding sequence GTGACCGATCACCCCAATCAGGTGCCTGCGGAAAACGTTCCGCCGTCGGTCTGGCGCAATCCGTGGCATTTTCTCGCATTCGGCTTCGGCTCCGGGACACTGCCCAAGGCGCCAGGAACCTGGGGCTCGCTGGTGGCTCTACCATTTATCCCGTTGTGGCAGATGCTGCCCGATTGGGGTTATTGGCTGATGCTTGGCCTGACCATGCTGTTCGGCTTTTGGCTGTGCGGCAAAGTCGCAGATGACTTGCGTGTGCACGACCATGAAGGCATTGTCTGGGACGAAATGGTCGGTATGTGGATCACCCTCTGGTTGGTCCCCGAAGGCTGGCAATGGCTATTGGCGGGTTTCTTGATGTTCCGCTTTTTCGACATTCTCAAGCCCTGGCCGATTCGCTGGATTGACCGCCATGTGCATGGCGGTGTGGGGATCATGCTTGACGATGTGCTGGCGGGTGTCTTTGCTTGGTTGGGAATGCAAGTGCTGGTATGGAGTGTCACATAA
- a CDS encoding substrate-binding periplasmic protein, protein MRGWRVVLMILALVANGVHASEATNLPKEVRLASERWEDYTNADGTGIAWDILRKVFEPAGVSVSVISVPYSRAIGLVKRGEADAWVGSYFEELADNLYPRWHFDVDHIYALSLASIPLPSPDNLGQFKLSWVRGYDYQRYLPNVGEYREVQRREGILLMLERKRVDVYIDAQTEVEYVMDQAGDNERSKFRSTHIAELPMYLAFGKTEKGRALMALFDQRMEKLVASGELREIFSKWSQPYPFDQEGSQK, encoded by the coding sequence ATGCGTGGATGGCGAGTGGTCCTGATGATACTGGCGCTGGTCGCCAACGGTGTTCACGCCAGCGAGGCGACCAACCTGCCTAAAGAAGTGCGACTGGCCAGTGAGCGCTGGGAGGATTACACCAATGCCGATGGTACCGGCATCGCCTGGGATATCCTGCGCAAGGTGTTCGAACCCGCCGGGGTCAGTGTCTCCGTGATCAGCGTGCCTTATAGCCGCGCGATCGGCCTGGTCAAGCGCGGTGAAGCCGATGCCTGGGTAGGTTCCTACTTTGAAGAGCTCGCTGACAACCTCTATCCACGCTGGCATTTCGACGTCGACCATATCTACGCCCTGAGCCTGGCCAGCATACCGTTGCCGAGCCCCGACAACCTGGGCCAGTTCAAGCTTTCCTGGGTGCGTGGCTATGACTACCAGCGCTACCTGCCCAACGTCGGCGAATACCGTGAGGTGCAGCGGCGTGAAGGGATCTTGCTCATGCTTGAGCGCAAGCGCGTGGATGTCTACATTGATGCGCAGACCGAAGTCGAATATGTCATGGATCAGGCGGGCGACAATGAGCGCAGCAAATTTCGCAGCACACACATTGCCGAGTTGCCGATGTACCTGGCTTTTGGCAAAACCGAAAAAGGTCGTGCGCTCATGGCGCTGTTTGATCAGCGCATGGAAAAACTGGTAGCCAGCGGCGAGCTGCGTGAAATCTTCAGCAAGTGGTCCCAACCCTACCCGTTCGATCAGGAAGGAAGCCAGAAGTAG
- the ribA gene encoding GTP cyclohydrolase II: MPVVFVAASKLPTPFATFTMHGFLDEATGREHVVLSLGDVADGQPVLGRLHSECLTGDALFSQRCDCGSQLEAALQAIAREGRGVLLYLRQEGRGIGLLNKIRAYELQDGGADTVEANERLGFAADQRDYGMCQPMLEHLGVTSLRLMTNNPRKVKALTGMGIPVAERVPLHTGHNPHNKHYLATKAGKLGHMMGNEHQGEAGRA, encoded by the coding sequence GTGCCCGTCGTCTTTGTTGCCGCTTCCAAGCTGCCTACCCCGTTTGCGACTTTCACCATGCATGGTTTTCTCGACGAAGCCACCGGCCGTGAGCATGTTGTGCTCAGCCTGGGTGATGTAGCCGATGGGCAACCGGTACTGGGACGCCTGCACTCCGAATGCCTGACCGGCGATGCCTTGTTCAGCCAGCGCTGTGACTGCGGTTCGCAACTTGAGGCTGCGCTGCAAGCTATCGCCCGTGAAGGGCGTGGTGTGCTGCTGTATCTGCGTCAGGAAGGCCGTGGTATTGGCCTGCTGAACAAAATCCGCGCCTACGAGCTGCAGGATGGTGGTGCTGATACTGTCGAGGCCAACGAGCGCCTGGGCTTTGCTGCCGACCAGCGTGACTATGGCATGTGCCAGCCAATGCTCGAACACCTGGGGGTCACGTCACTGCGACTGATGACCAACAACCCGCGCAAGGTCAAAGCACTGACCGGCATGGGCATCCCGGTCGCCGAGCGTGTACCGCTGCACACCGGTCATAACCCGCATAACAAGCACTACCTGGCCACCAAGGCCGGCAAGCTCGGCCATATGATGGGTAACGAGCACCAGGGCGAGGCCGGTCGGGCGTGA
- a CDS encoding cobalamin-binding protein, which produces MRGICLLILLLLAAPLTAATRVVSLAPSLSEIVVELHAADLLVGVLDGGERPPALAQVPSVGRYGQIDMERLLSLKPDLLLLWPDSVPAAQRDQLKRLGIPTYSAEPHGIDELIEQIEAIGVQLGRAEQGRVRAQQLRSQLQALRERYHREQPLQVFYQVWDKPLYTVGGGQIVSDALAVCGARNVFAELKVPAPQVNLESVLLRNPQVILAPDQAQLDAWKAWPQVNAVRDGRLLQVPDKGLERPSGQMIDATAQLCRLLEAKAPASR; this is translated from the coding sequence ATGCGTGGCATTTGCCTGCTGATATTGCTGTTGCTGGCCGCGCCGCTGACAGCTGCCACGCGGGTGGTCAGCCTGGCGCCTTCACTGTCGGAAATTGTCGTCGAGTTACACGCCGCTGATCTGTTGGTGGGGGTGCTCGATGGCGGCGAGCGTCCGCCAGCCTTGGCCCAGGTGCCTTCGGTCGGGCGCTACGGGCAGATCGACATGGAGCGATTGCTCAGCCTCAAGCCTGACCTGTTGCTGCTCTGGCCGGACAGTGTGCCAGCTGCCCAGCGTGACCAGCTTAAGCGCCTGGGGATCCCTACCTACAGTGCCGAACCCCATGGTATCGATGAATTGATCGAACAGATCGAAGCCATCGGCGTGCAGCTGGGGCGCGCCGAGCAGGGGCGAGTGCGTGCCCAGCAGTTGCGATCGCAGTTACAGGCGTTACGTGAGCGCTATCACCGTGAGCAGCCGTTGCAGGTGTTCTATCAAGTCTGGGACAAACCCTTGTACACCGTGGGTGGCGGCCAGATTGTCAGCGATGCCCTGGCAGTGTGCGGGGCGCGCAACGTGTTTGCCGAGCTGAAAGTGCCAGCGCCGCAGGTCAACCTGGAGTCGGTGCTGCTGCGCAATCCACAAGTGATCCTGGCGCCCGACCAGGCTCAGCTGGACGCCTGGAAGGCTTGGCCACAGGTCAATGCAGTGCGCGATGGGCGTTTGTTGCAGGTGCCGGACAAGGGCCTGGAGCGGCCCAGTGGACAGATGATCGACGCGACGGCGCAGTTGTGTCGCCTGCTTGAGGCTAAAGCGCCGGCGTCCAGGTGA